Proteins found in one Streptococcus mitis genomic segment:
- the rpsS gene encoding 30S ribosomal protein S19 has product MGRSLKKGPFVDEHLMKKVEAQANDEKKKVIKTWSRRSTIFPSFIGYTIAVYDGRKHVPVYIQEDMVGHKLGEFAPTRTYKGHAADDKKTRRK; this is encoded by the coding sequence ATGGGACGCAGTCTTAAAAAAGGACCTTTCGTCGATGAGCATTTGATGAAAAAAGTTGAAGCTCAAGCTAACGACGAAAAGAAAAAAGTTATTAAAACTTGGTCACGTCGTTCAACGATCTTCCCAAGTTTCATTGGTTACACTATTGCAGTTTATGACGGACGTAAACACGTACCTGTTTACATCCAAGAAGACATGGTAGGTCACAAACTTGGTGAATTTGCACCAACTCGTACTTACAAAGGTCACGCTGCAGACGACAAGAAAACACGTAGAAAATAA
- the rplV gene encoding 50S ribosomal protein L22: MAEITSAKAMARTVRVSPRKSRLVLDNIRGKSVADAIAILTFTPNKAAEIILKVLNSAVANAENNFGLDKANLVVSEAFANEGPTMKRFRPRAKGSASPINKRTAHITVAVAEK; this comes from the coding sequence ATGGCAGAAATTACTTCAGCTAAAGCAATGGCTCGTACAGTACGTGTTTCACCTCGTAAATCACGTCTTGTTCTTGATAACATCCGTGGTAAAAGCGTAGCCGATGCAATCGCAATCTTGACATTCACCCCAAACAAAGCCGCTGAAATCATCTTGAAAGTTTTGAACTCAGCTGTAGCTAACGCTGAAAACAACTTTGGTTTGGATAAAGCTAACTTGGTAGTATCTGAAGCATTCGCAAACGAAGGACCAACTATGAAACGTTTCCGTCCACGTGCGAAAGGTTCAGCTTCACCAATCAACAAACGTACAGCTCACATCACTGTAGCTGTTGCAGAAAAATAA
- a CDS encoding 50S ribosomal protein L23, translating into MNLYDVIKKPVITESSMAQLEAGKYVFEVDTRAHKLLIKQAVEAAFEGVKVANVNTINVKPKAKRVGRYTGFTNKTKKAIITLTADSKAIELFAAEAE; encoded by the coding sequence ATGAATTTGTATGATGTTATCAAAAAACCTGTTATCACTGAAAGCTCAATGGCTCAACTTGAAGCAGGGAAATATGTATTTGAAGTTGACACTCGTGCACACAAACTTTTGATCAAGCAAGCTGTTGAAGCTGCTTTCGAAGGTGTTAAAGTTGCAAATGTTAACACAATCAACGTAAAACCAAAAGCTAAACGTGTTGGACGTTACACTGGTTTTACTAACAAAACTAAAAAAGCTATCATCACACTTACAGCTGATTCTAAAGCAATCGAGTTGTTTGCTGCTGAAGCTGAATAA
- the nrdD gene encoding anaerobic ribonucleoside-triphosphate reductase, producing MIALEEKITILPTLFVEKRDGRRVVFDVDKIDKALHKAADKVMDVTPLVEKRLNALTERIVTEIHSRFPQGVKIYEIQNIVEHELLEAKEYALAEEYITYRTQRDFERSKATDINFSIHKLLNKDQAVVNENANKDSDVFNTQRDLTAGIVGKSIGLQMLPKHVANAHQKGDIHYHDLDYSPYTPMTNCCLIDFKGMLENGFKIGNAEVESPKSIQTATAQISQIIANVASSQYGGCSADRIDEVLAPYAEKNYQKHLKDAEEWVLPEKREDYAWKKTQKDIYDAMQSLEYEINTLFTSNGQTPFTSLGFGLGTNRFEREIQKAILSIRIKGLGSEHRTAIFPKLIFTLKRGLNLEEGTPNYDIKQLALECATKRMYPDVLSYDKIVDLTGSFKVPMGCRSFLQGWKDENGVEVNSGRMNLGVVTVNLPRIALESEGDMNKFWEIFNERMNIAEDALVYRVERTKEATPANAPILYQYGAFGHRLSKEESVDQLFKNRRATVSLGYIGLYEVATVFFGNSWESNPDAKEFTLDIIRDMKRRVEEWSDQYGYHFSIYSTPSESLTDRFCRLDTEKFGSIPDITDKEYYTNSFHYDVRKNPTPFEKLDFEKVYPEAGASGGFIHYCEYPVLQQNPKALEAVWDYAYDRVGYLGTNTPIDRCYKCDFEGDFEPTERGFACPNCGNSDPKTVDVVKRTCGYLGNPQARPMVNGRHKEIAARVKHMNGSTIKIAGHQVTN from the coding sequence ATGATTGCACTAGAAGAAAAAATTACAATTTTGCCAACTCTCTTCGTCGAGAAACGAGATGGGAGACGTGTTGTATTTGATGTGGACAAGATTGACAAGGCTCTCCACAAGGCGGCAGACAAGGTTATGGATGTGACACCCTTAGTCGAAAAACGCCTCAATGCTCTGACTGAGCGAATTGTCACAGAAATTCATAGTCGCTTTCCGCAGGGAGTTAAGATTTATGAAATTCAAAATATCGTAGAACATGAACTCCTTGAAGCCAAAGAATATGCGCTGGCTGAGGAGTATATTACTTATCGGACGCAGAGGGATTTTGAGCGCTCAAAAGCGACGGATATCAACTTTAGCATCCATAAACTTCTCAACAAAGACCAGGCAGTTGTCAATGAAAATGCTAATAAAGACAGTGATGTCTTTAACACTCAGCGTGATTTGACAGCGGGTATTGTTGGGAAATCAATCGGACTGCAAATGCTTCCTAAGCACGTAGCCAATGCCCACCAAAAAGGGGATATCCACTATCACGATTTGGACTACAGTCCCTATACACCTATGACCAACTGCTGTTTGATTGATTTCAAGGGTATGTTGGAAAATGGTTTTAAGATTGGAAATGCAGAGGTAGAAAGTCCTAAGTCTATCCAGACTGCGACAGCTCAGATTTCCCAAATCATCGCCAACGTTGCTTCTAGCCAGTATGGAGGCTGTTCAGCTGACCGTATTGATGAAGTTTTGGCGCCTTATGCAGAGAAGAATTACCAAAAACATCTCAAAGATGCAGAAGAGTGGGTTTTGCCTGAAAAACGGGAAGATTACGCTTGGAAGAAAACGCAAAAGGACATCTATGATGCCATGCAATCTCTCGAATATGAAATCAATACTCTCTTCACCTCAAATGGACAAACACCTTTTACTTCACTAGGTTTTGGTCTAGGAACCAATCGTTTTGAACGGGAAATTCAAAAAGCTATTTTGAGTATTCGTATAAAGGGTCTGGGTTCGGAGCATCGTACAGCCATCTTCCCTAAGCTCATCTTTACGCTTAAAAGAGGCCTTAACTTAGAAGAAGGGACTCCCAACTACGACATTAAGCAGTTGGCTCTTGAGTGTGCAACCAAGCGGATGTACCCAGACGTCTTGTCTTACGATAAGATTGTTGACTTGACGGGTTCTTTTAAGGTGCCTATGGGTTGCCGTTCGTTCCTTCAAGGATGGAAGGATGAGAATGGTGTAGAAGTCAATTCAGGTCGTATGAACCTGGGTGTTGTGACAGTTAACCTGCCTCGTATTGCTCTTGAGTCTGAGGGCGACATGAATAAGTTCTGGGAAATCTTCAACGAGCGGATGAACATTGCAGAAGATGCTCTGGTTTATCGTGTCGAACGGACCAAGGAAGCTACACCAGCTAACGCACCAATCCTCTACCAATACGGTGCTTTTGGACATCGTCTAAGTAAAGAAGAAAGTGTTGACCAGCTCTTTAAGAATCGTCGAGCAACAGTTTCGCTGGGCTATATCGGCTTGTATGAAGTAGCGACAGTTTTCTTTGGTAACAGCTGGGAAAGTAATCCAGATGCTAAGGAATTCACGCTAGACATTATTCGAGATATGAAACGCCGTGTAGAAGAGTGGTCTGACCAATATGGCTACCATTTCTCTATCTACTCAACACCGTCCGAAAGTTTGACAGACCGTTTTTGCCGACTAGATACAGAGAAGTTTGGGTCTATTCCTGATATTACAGATAAGGAATACTACACCAACTCTTTCCACTACGATGTTCGTAAAAATCCAACACCGTTTGAAAAATTAGACTTTGAGAAAGTATATCCAGAAGCAGGTGCGTCAGGTGGTTTCATCCATTATTGCGAGTATCCAGTCCTTCAGCAAAATCCTAAAGCCTTGGAAGCTGTCTGGGATTACGCTTATGATCGTGTGGGATATTTGGGAACCAATACTCCAATTGACCGTTGCTACAAGTGTGACTTTGAAGGGGATTTTGAACCAACTGAGAGAGGATTTGCTTGTCCAAACTGTGGAAATAGCGACCCTAAAACAGTAGACGTTGTTAAACGGACTTGTGGCTATTTAGGCAATCCTCAAGCGCGTCCGATGGTTAATGGACGTCACAAGGAAATCGCAGCGCGTGTCAAACATATGAATGGTTCAACGATTAAAATAGCTGGGCATCAAGTAACAAATTAG
- the rplD gene encoding 50S ribosomal protein L4 — translation MANVTLFDQTGKQAGEVVLNDAIFGIEPNESVVFDVIISQRASLRQGTHAVKNRSAVSGGGRKPWRQKGTGRARQGSIRSPQWRGGGIVFGPTPRSYAYKLPQKVRRLALKSVYSEKVAENKFVAVDSLEFTAPKTAEFAKVLAALSIDSKVLVVLEEGNEFAALSARNLPNVKVATATTASVLDIANSDKLLVTQAAISKIEEVLA, via the coding sequence ATGGCAAATGTAACATTATTCGACCAAACTGGTAAACAAGCTGGCGAAGTTGTTCTTAACGATGCAATCTTTGGTATCGAACCAAATGAATCAGTTGTGTTTGATGTGATTATCAGCCAACGTGCTAGCCTTCGTCAAGGAACTCACGCAGTTAAAAACCGCTCAGCTGTTTCAGGTGGCGGACGCAAACCATGGCGTCAAAAAGGAACTGGACGTGCTCGTCAAGGTTCTATCCGCTCTCCACAATGGCGTGGTGGTGGAATCGTCTTCGGACCAACTCCACGTAGCTATGCGTACAAACTTCCTCAAAAAGTTCGTCGCCTTGCGCTTAAATCTGTTTACTCAGAAAAAGTTGCTGAAAACAAATTTGTAGCCGTTGATTCTCTTGAATTTACAGCTCCAAAAACTGCTGAATTTGCAAAAGTTCTTGCAGCTTTGAGCATCGATTCTAAAGTCCTTGTTGTTCTTGAAGAAGGAAACGAATTCGCAGCTCTTTCAGCTCGTAACCTTCCAAACGTGAAAGTTGCGACTGCTACAACTGCAAGTGTTCTTGACATCGCAAATAGTGACAAACTTCTTGTTACTCAAGCAGCTATCTCTAAAATCGAGGAGGTTCTTGCATAA
- the rplB gene encoding 50S ribosomal protein L2: MGIRVYKPTTNGRRNMTSLDFAEITTSTPEKSLLVALKSKAGRNNNGRITVRHQGGGHKRFYRLVDFKRNKDNVEAVVKTIEYDPNRSANIALVHYTDGVKAYIIAPKGLEVGQRIVSGPEADIKVGNALPLANIPVGTLIHNIELKPGRGGELVRAAGASAQVLGSEGKYVLVRLQSGEVRMILGTCRATVGVVGNEQHGLVNLGKAGRSRWKGIRPTVRGSVMNPNDHPHGGGEGKAPVGRKAPSTPWGKPALGLKTRNKKAKSDKLIVRRRNEK, from the coding sequence GTGGGAATTCGTGTTTATAAACCAACAACAAACGGTCGCCGTAATATGACTTCTTTGGATTTCGCTGAAATCACAACAAGCACTCCTGAAAAATCATTGCTTGTTGCATTGAAGAGCAAGGCTGGTCGTAACAACAACGGTCGTATCACAGTTCGTCACCAAGGTGGTGGACACAAACGTTTCTACCGCTTGGTTGACTTCAAACGTAACAAAGACAACGTTGAAGCAGTTGTTAAAACAATCGAGTACGATCCAAACCGTTCTGCAAACATCGCTCTTGTACACTACACTGACGGTGTGAAAGCGTACATCATCGCTCCAAAAGGTCTTGAAGTTGGTCAACGTATCGTTTCAGGTCCAGAAGCAGATATCAAAGTCGGAAACGCTCTTCCACTTGCTAACATCCCAGTTGGTACTTTGATCCACAACATCGAGTTGAAACCAGGTCGTGGTGGTGAATTGGTACGTGCTGCTGGAGCATCTGCTCAAGTATTGGGTTCTGAAGGTAAATACGTTCTTGTTCGTCTTCAATCAGGTGAAGTTCGTATGATTCTTGGAACTTGCCGTGCTACTGTTGGTGTTGTCGGAAACGAACAACATGGACTTGTAAACCTTGGTAAAGCAGGACGTAGCCGTTGGAAAGGTATCCGCCCAACAGTTCGTGGTTCTGTAATGAACCCTAACGATCACCCACACGGTGGTGGTGAAGGTAAAGCACCAGTTGGTCGTAAAGCACCATCTACTCCATGGGGCAAACCTGCTCTTGGTCTTAAAACTCGTAACAAGAAAGCGAAATCTGACAAACTTATCGTTCGTCGTCGCAACGAGAAATAA
- the rpmC gene encoding 50S ribosomal protein L29 yields the protein MKLNEVKEFVKELRGLSQEELAKRENELKKELFELRFQAATGQLEQTARLKEVKKQIARIKTVQSEAK from the coding sequence ATGAAACTTAATGAAGTAAAAGAATTTGTTAAAGAACTTCGTGGTCTTTCTCAAGAAGAACTCGCGAAGCGCGAAAACGAATTGAAAAAAGAATTGTTTGAACTTCGTTTCCAAGCTGCTACTGGTCAATTGGAACAAACAGCTCGCTTGAAAGAAGTTAAAAAACAAATCGCTCGTATCAAAACAGTTCAATCTGAAGCGAAATAA
- a CDS encoding uridine kinase family protein produces MKRKDLIDQFVSEIETGKVKTLGIYGHGASGKSTFAQELYQALDSTTVNLLETDPYITSGRHLVVPKDAPNQKVTACLPVAHELASLQRDILALQAGMDVLTIEEPWKASEVLSGAKPILIVEGMSVGFLPKELLDKTICFYTDEETELKRRLARDTTVRNRDASFILASHQMRREQYLLYYKETESKADILVDQSEGKIDVKRTQLI; encoded by the coding sequence ATGAAGAGAAAAGACTTAATAGACCAGTTTGTCTCAGAAATAGAAACGGGAAAAGTCAAGACACTGGGAATATACGGTCATGGGGCTTCAGGAAAATCAACCTTTGCACAGGAATTGTACCAAGCTTTAGATTCTACTACAGTAAATTTGCTAGAAACAGATCCTTATATCACCTCAGGACGCCATCTGGTAGTACCCAAGGACGCGCCAAATCAAAAGGTGACAGCCTGTCTGCCAGTGGCGCATGAACTGGCGAGTTTGCAAAGAGATATCCTCGCCTTACAAGCGGGTATGGATGTCTTAACAATTGAAGAACCTTGGAAGGCTAGTGAGGTCTTGTCTGGAGCAAAACCGATTTTGATTGTCGAAGGGATGTCTGTGGGCTTTTTACCCAAAGAACTCCTTGACAAAACCATTTGTTTCTACACGGATGAGGAGACCGAATTAAAGCGGCGTCTAGCTCGAGATACGACTGTGAGAAATCGCGATGCATCCTTTATATTGGCTAGCCATCAGATGAGACGGGAGCAGTATCTGCTATACTATAAAGAAACTGAGTCAAAGGCGGACATTCTAGTGGACCAATCAGAAGGTAAAATTGATGTCAAGAGAACTCAACTTATATAG
- a CDS encoding GNAT family N-acetyltransferase, with protein sequence MELRRPRLADKETVLEMMAEFEKYQSPHDGGFWDTENFVYEEWLETNMQKEMGINLPENHVPSIQFVSFDDVGRALGFLNLRLRLNEGLLNYAGHIGYSIRPSERGKSYAKETLRQGLQVAKEKNIKRTLVTCSVNNPASRAVILANGGILEDVRNGVERYWIEVANE encoded by the coding sequence ATGGAATTACGCAGACCAAGATTAGCAGATAAAGAAACAGTTTTAGAGATGATGGCAGAGTTTGAAAAATATCAGTCGCCTCACGACGGTGGTTTCTGGGATACAGAGAACTTTGTGTATGAAGAATGGTTGGAAACAAATATGCAAAAAGAAATGGGAATAAACTTGCCTGAAAATCATGTTCCTTCTATTCAATTTGTATCATTTGATGATGTAGGTCGTGCTCTAGGATTTTTGAATCTGCGATTGAGATTGAATGAGGGTTTATTGAATTATGCTGGTCACATTGGATACTCCATTCGTCCATCAGAAAGAGGCAAAAGTTATGCTAAGGAAACTCTACGTCAGGGCTTGCAAGTTGCTAAGGAAAAGAACATCAAGAGAACTCTTGTGACCTGTAGCGTGAATAATCCTGCTAGCAGAGCAGTCATTCTAGCAAATGGAGGAATTCTTGAGGATGTTCGTAATGGAGTCGAGCGTTATTGGATAGAGGTAGCGAATGAATAA
- the cls gene encoding cardiolipin synthase → MKYRKFQLLMSKYGFSLSIMLLELSLVFGLFLYLGRIAPILWVIVLIFMSMATIVAIVNRSMAPDSKVMWLVVTFVPVIGPLLYLMFGERRLSKKEIKQLDKLGSMHFREDNSKALRQKLKEDDKAAYGVIKSLLSMDSNADVYDRTDSQFFSSGESMWQHMLEDLKKAEKFIFLEYYIVEEGLMWNSILDILEQKVAQGVEIKMLYDDIGCMATLPGDYTVQLRSRGIEAHKFNKVIPRLTVAYNNRDHRKILVIDGQVAYTGGINLADEYINHVERFGYWKDSGIRIDGPGVKALTRLFLMTWYINRGEISDFDQYHLENQPCSSQGLCIPYGSGPKPIFRTQVGKKVYQSLINQATDSVYITTPYLIIDYDLTESIKNAAMRGVDIRIVTPFIPDKKLIQLITRGAYPDLLSAGVRIFEYSPGFIHSKQIVVDKDFAAVGTINLDYRSLLHHYENAVLLYKTKSITEIQKDFQEIFSVSQEIFPHTIKNSWYQKLIKEIAQLFAPIL, encoded by the coding sequence ATGAAATATAGAAAATTTCAATTATTGATGTCCAAGTATGGCTTTAGTCTTTCGATTATGCTACTTGAACTTTCTCTTGTTTTTGGTCTCTTTCTTTACTTAGGGCGTATTGCTCCTATTCTATGGGTAATTGTCTTAATTTTTATGAGTATGGCGACTATCGTAGCGATTGTCAATCGCTCAATGGCGCCTGATAGTAAAGTGATGTGGTTAGTGGTGACTTTTGTTCCTGTCATCGGGCCCTTGCTCTATCTGATGTTTGGTGAAAGGCGATTGTCCAAAAAAGAAATCAAGCAGTTGGATAAACTTGGTTCCATGCATTTTCGGGAGGATAACAGTAAAGCTCTCCGCCAGAAATTGAAGGAAGATGATAAGGCAGCTTACGGAGTTATCAAATCTTTGCTAAGTATGGATAGCAATGCCGATGTATATGATCGAACAGATTCACAATTCTTTTCTTCGGGTGAAAGCATGTGGCAACATATGTTGGAAGACCTCAAGAAAGCTGAGAAATTTATCTTTTTAGAGTACTATATTGTCGAAGAAGGTCTGATGTGGAATAGCATACTAGATATACTAGAGCAAAAGGTAGCTCAGGGTGTAGAGATCAAGATGCTCTATGATGATATCGGCTGTATGGCGACTTTGCCTGGAGACTATACTGTTCAGCTTCGTAGTCGAGGAATTGAAGCCCATAAGTTTAACAAGGTGATTCCTCGTTTGACGGTAGCTTATAATAACCGGGATCATCGTAAAATCCTTGTCATAGATGGTCAGGTAGCTTATACAGGAGGGATTAACTTAGCCGATGAGTACATCAATCATGTAGAACGCTTTGGCTACTGGAAGGACAGTGGAATTCGCATAGATGGTCCTGGTGTCAAGGCGCTAACCCGTCTCTTTTTGATGACTTGGTACATCAATCGTGGGGAAATCAGTGATTTTGACCAGTATCACTTGGAAAACCAGCCTTGTTCTAGCCAAGGGCTCTGCATTCCTTACGGTAGTGGACCCAAGCCCATCTTCCGTACTCAGGTAGGGAAAAAAGTTTATCAAAGTTTGATTAATCAGGCTACTGATTCAGTCTATATCACAACACCCTATTTGATTATTGACTATGACTTAACAGAGAGTATTAAAAATGCAGCCATGAGGGGTGTTGACATCCGCATCGTGACCCCTTTCATTCCGGATAAAAAATTAATCCAACTCATTACAAGAGGGGCCTATCCGGATTTGTTGTCAGCAGGAGTCAGGATTTTTGAGTATAGTCCAGGCTTTATCCATAGTAAACAAATTGTAGTGGATAAGGATTTTGCTGCAGTCGGGACCATTAACTTAGATTATAGAAGTTTGCTTCACCACTATGAAAATGCAGTCTTGCTATATAAAACAAAATCAATCACAGAGATTCAAAAAGATTTTCAGGAGATTTTTTCAGTATCGCAAGAAATTTTCCCTCATACGATAAAAAATAGCTGGTATCAAAAATTGATTAAGGAAATTGCCCAGTTATTTGCCCCAATCTTATAA
- the rplC gene encoding 50S ribosomal protein L3, with protein sequence MTKGILGKKVGMTQIFTEAGELIPVTVIEATPNVVLQVKTVETDGYNAIQVGFDDKREVLSNKPAKGHVAKANTAPKRFIREFKNVEGLEVGAEITVETFAAGDVVDVTGTSKGKGFQGVIKRHGQSRGPMAHGSRYHRRPGSMGPVAPNRVFKGKNLAGRMGGDRVTIQNLEVVQVVPEKNVILIKGNVPGAKKSLITIKSAVKAGK encoded by the coding sequence ATGACAAAAGGAATCTTAGGGAAAAAAGTGGGAATGACTCAAATCTTCACTGAAGCTGGCGAATTGATCCCTGTAACAGTTATTGAAGCAACTCCAAACGTTGTTCTTCAAGTTAAAACTGTTGAAACAGACGGATACAACGCTATCCAAGTTGGTTTTGATGACAAACGCGAAGTATTGAGCAACAAACCTGCTAAAGGACATGTAGCGAAAGCTAACACGGCTCCTAAGCGCTTCATTCGTGAATTCAAAAACGTTGAAGGCTTGGAAGTTGGTGCTGAAATCACAGTTGAAACATTCGCAGCTGGAGACGTTGTTGACGTAACTGGTACTTCTAAAGGTAAAGGTTTCCAAGGTGTTATCAAACGCCACGGACAATCACGTGGACCAATGGCTCACGGTTCTCGTTACCACCGTCGTCCAGGTTCTATGGGACCTGTTGCACCTAACCGCGTATTCAAAGGTAAAAACCTTGCCGGACGTATGGGTGGTGACCGCGTAACAATTCAAAACCTTGAAGTTGTACAAGTTGTTCCAGAAAAGAACGTTATCCTTATCAAAGGTAACGTACCAGGTGCTAAGAAATCTCTTATCACTATCAAGTCAGCAGTTAAAGCTGGTAAATAA
- the rpsJ gene encoding 30S ribosomal protein S10 gives MANKKIRIRLKAYEHRTLDTAAAKIVESATRTGAQVAGPIPLPTERSLYTIIRATHKYKDSREQFEMRTHKRLIDIVNPTQKTVDALMKLDLPSGVNVEIKL, from the coding sequence ATGGCAAACAAAAAAATCCGTATCCGTTTGAAAGCTTACGAACACCGTACGCTTGACACAGCGGCTGCAAAAATCGTAGAATCAGCTACTCGTACAGGTGCACAAGTTGCGGGTCCAATCCCACTTCCAACTGAACGTAGCCTCTACACAATCATTCGTGCGACTCACAAATACAAAGACTCTCGCGAACAATTTGAAATGCGTACACACAAACGTTTGATCGATATCGTTAACCCAACTCAAAAAACAGTTGATGCGTTGATGAAATTGGATCTTCCAAGTGGTGTAAACGTAGAAATCAAACTTTAA
- the rpsC gene encoding 30S ribosomal protein S3 translates to MGQKVHPIGMRVGIIRDWDAKWYAEKEYADYLHEDLAIRKFVQKELADAAVSTIEIERAVNKVNVSLHTAKPGMVIGKGGANVDALRAKLNKLTGKQVHINIIEIKQPDLDAHLVGEGIARQLEQRVAFRRAQKQAIQRAMRAGAKGIKTQVSGRLNGADIARAEGYSEGTVPLHTLRADIDYAWEEADTTYGKLGVKVWIYRGEVLPARKNTKGGK, encoded by the coding sequence GTGGGTCAAAAAGTACATCCAATTGGTATGCGTGTCGGCATCATCCGTGATTGGGATGCCAAATGGTATGCTGAAAAAGAATACGCGGATTACCTTCATGAAGATCTTGCAATCCGTAAATTCGTTCAAAAAGAACTTGCTGACGCAGCAGTTTCAACTATCGAAATCGAACGCGCAGTAAACAAAGTTAACGTTTCACTTCACACTGCTAAACCAGGTATGGTTATCGGTAAAGGTGGTGCTAACGTTGATGCACTCCGTGCGAAACTTAACAAATTGACTGGAAAACAAGTACACATCAACATCATCGAAATCAAACAACCTGATTTGGATGCTCACCTTGTAGGTGAAGGAATTGCTCGTCAATTGGAGCAACGTGTTGCTTTCCGTCGTGCACAAAAACAAGCAATCCAACGTGCAATGCGTGCTGGAGCTAAAGGAATCAAAACTCAAGTATCAGGTCGTTTGAACGGTGCAGATATCGCCCGTGCTGAAGGATACTCTGAAGGAACTGTTCCACTTCACACACTTCGTGCAGATATCGATTACGCTTGGGAAGAAGCAGATACTACATACGGTAAACTTGGTGTTAAAGTATGGATCTACCGTGGTGAAGTTCTTCCAGCTCGCAAAAACACTAAAGGAGGTAAATAA
- the nrdG gene encoding anaerobic ribonucleoside-triphosphate reductase activating protein: MNNPKPQEWKSEELSQGRIIDYKAFNFVDGEGVRNSLYVSGCMFHCEGCYNVATWSFNAGIPYTAELEEQIMADLAQPYVQGLTLLGGEPFLNTGILLPLVKRIRKELPDKDIWSWTGYTWEEMMLETPDKLELLSLIDILVDGRYDRTKRNLMLQFRGSSNQRIIDVQKSFKSGQVVIWDKLNDGKESYEQVKRE; the protein is encoded by the coding sequence ATGAATAATCCAAAACCACAAGAATGGAAAAGCGAGGAACTCAGTCAAGGGCGTATCATTGACTACAAGGCTTTTAACTTTGTGGATGGAGAAGGTGTGCGGAATTCCCTCTATGTATCAGGTTGCATGTTTCACTGCGAGGGATGTTATAATGTTGCGACTTGGTCTTTTAATGCTGGCATTCCCTATACAGCAGAATTAGAAGAACAGATCATGGCAGACCTTGCCCAGCCCTATGTTCAAGGATTGACCTTGCTGGGAGGGGAACCTTTTCTCAATACTGGTATTCTCTTGCCACTCGTTAAGCGGATTCGGAAGGAATTGCCAGATAAAGATATCTGGTCCTGGACGGGTTATACATGGGAAGAAATGATGTTGGAAACTCCAGATAAATTGGAACTCTTGTCGCTGATTGACATTCTTGTTGATGGAAGATATGACCGAACTAAGAGAAATCTCATGCTCCAGTTTCGAGGTTCTTCCAATCAACGCATCATCGATGTGCAAAAATCTTTCAAAAGTGGGCAAGTAGTGATTTGGGATAAGCTTAATGACGGAAAAGAAAGTTATGAACAGGTGAAGAGAGAATGA
- the rplP gene encoding 50S ribosomal protein L16: MLVPKRVKHRREFRGKMRGEAKGGKEVAFGEYGLQATTSHWITNRQIEAARIAMTRYMKRGGKVWIKIFPHKSYTAKAIGVRMGSGKGAPEGWVAPVKRGKVMFEIAGVSEEIAREALRLASHKLPVKCKFVKREAE, encoded by the coding sequence ATGTTAGTACCTAAACGTGTTAAACACCGTCGTGAATTCCGTGGAAAAATGCGCGGTGAAGCAAAAGGTGGAAAAGAAGTAGCATTCGGTGAATACGGTCTTCAAGCTACAACTAGCCACTGGATCACTAACCGCCAAATCGAAGCTGCTCGTATCGCCATGACTCGTTACATGAAACGTGGTGGTAAAGTTTGGATTAAAATCTTCCCACACAAATCATACACTGCTAAAGCTATCGGTGTGCGTATGGGATCTGGTAAAGGGGCACCTGAAGGTTGGGTAGCACCAGTTAAACGTGGTAAAGTGATGTTCGAAATCGCTGGTGTATCTGAAGAGATCGCTCGCGAAGCGCTTCGTCTTGCTAGCCACAAATTGCCAGTTAAATGTAAATTCGTAAAACGTGAAGCAGAATAA